From Asterias rubens chromosome 6, eAstRub1.3, whole genome shotgun sequence, one genomic window encodes:
- the LOC117291765 gene encoding uncharacterized protein LOC117291765 translates to MSSWLTVAIATVTCLLLSPITCLPLHDVADGKERRELLHSTWLDPSGSTGQGTEELAETSKRLLGDNNRDSGILDLLVALRDTNTNPRDLYLHGNTETARKRRQSKVDDYGHGLFWGKRGSNWSDHGVRAMTDKDTKRGGDDQYGFGLFFGKRNEEDYEDFTL, encoded by the coding sequence ATGAGTAGTTGGCTTACGGTCGCCATAGCAACTGTGACATGCCTTTTGCTTTCGCCAATCACGTGCCTGCCTCTTCATGACGTAGCCGACGGTAAGGAAAGGCGGGAACTCCTGCACAGCACGTGGTTAGACCCGTCCGGTTCAACAGGTCAAGGCACGGAGGAATTGGCCGAGACGAGCAAGCGACTACTTGGGGATAACAACAGGGACTCGGGCATTCTTGACCTCCTTGTAGCACTGCGAGACACAAACACAAACCCGAGAGATCTTTATCTTCACGGCAACACAGAGACAGCTCGTAAACGAAGACAATCCAAGGTGGATGACTACGGCCATGGTCTATTCTGGGGCAAGAGAGGATCCAACTGGTCAGACCACGGGGTACGAGCAATGACAGATAAGGACACCAAGAGGGGCGGTGATGATCAATATGGCTTTGGCTTATTTTTTGGCAAGCGAAATGAAGAAGACTACGAAGACTTTACGTTGTAG